A DNA window from Xanthomonas campestris pv. campestris str. ATCC 33913 contains the following coding sequences:
- a CDS encoding YlcI/YnfO family protein translates to MKSASLPSLRVDPALREAAEAVLQEGETLSSFVEHSVRAQVQQRQQQEAFIARGLASRDSAKASNRYIEAKDVLAGLQSQLDKARKG, encoded by the coding sequence ATGAAATCCGCATCACTTCCATCGCTCCGGGTAGACCCGGCGCTGCGCGAAGCGGCCGAAGCCGTGTTGCAGGAGGGTGAGACGCTTTCCAGCTTTGTCGAGCACTCCGTGCGTGCCCAGGTGCAGCAGCGCCAGCAGCAGGAAGCCTTCATTGCCCGTGGGCTGGCTTCGCGTGACAGCGCCAAGGCATCCAACCGGTACATCGAGGCGAAGGATGTGCTGGCCGGGCTGCAGTCCCAACTGGACAAGGCGCGCAAGGGCTGA